From the Terriglobales bacterium genome, one window contains:
- a CDS encoding ankyrin repeat domain-containing protein, producing MYSIRLFVVVLFLSGLGLPQAGGMKTNGPDQQPIVDQKVSSAQKDMLSAIRDGRIEVVHQLILEGEDPNFTITLGPDCFTTPLMEAVADQRSDIVSLLLDKGANINFASKQRCGGVLEGAAWNGDSDMVQTLIGRGAEVDSRDGDGMTPLLVAASNAGNIATIQVLIKAGADVHATDNEGDTALMLAAWDMNEAAVQLFLKLGLRRCDRNKLGETAFDRAKIVIGGDQKKKARVLQLLSPVCPKETAKSNNPKHGLRYSQLMVPLLQSKARR from the coding sequence ATGTATTCGATTCGCCTCTTTGTGGTGGTCCTGTTCCTGTCGGGGCTTGGACTCCCACAAGCAGGCGGAATGAAAACCAATGGTCCCGATCAACAGCCAATAGTCGACCAGAAGGTGAGTTCTGCTCAGAAAGACATGCTGTCTGCGATACGGGACGGACGGATAGAAGTGGTCCATCAACTAATCCTTGAGGGAGAGGACCCAAACTTCACAATCACGCTTGGACCGGATTGTTTTACGACTCCTCTGATGGAGGCCGTAGCAGATCAGAGATCCGACATTGTGAGCCTCTTGCTGGACAAGGGTGCAAACATCAACTTCGCATCCAAACAGCGATGTGGAGGGGTACTGGAGGGAGCGGCCTGGAACGGTGACTCTGATATGGTCCAAACGCTTATCGGCAGAGGAGCAGAGGTAGATTCTAGGGACGGGGACGGAATGACTCCGTTGTTAGTCGCGGCATCGAACGCTGGCAATATAGCCACCATTCAGGTGTTAATTAAGGCTGGAGCGGATGTGCACGCAACTGACAACGAGGGCGATACTGCGCTTATGCTTGCAGCCTGGGATATGAACGAGGCTGCGGTCCAACTATTCCTTAAGCTCGGTCTGCGTCGATGCGATCGCAATAAGCTGGGCGAGACGGCCTTCGATCGAGCAAAGATAGTGATCGGAGGAGACCAGAAAAAGAAAGCACGGGTCTTGCAACTTTTGTCTCCTGTCTGCCCTAAAGAAACAGCCAAGTCCAATAATCCTAAGCACGGGCTCCGCTATTCCCAGCTCATGGTCCCTTTGCTCCAATCCAAAGCAAGACGATGA
- a CDS encoding MFS transporter, with the protein MRNPLAFISEVSPGQRHTLIAAALGWMLDSFDVMLYSLVVAHIMQDLNMSKQSAGLLNTLTLLASGIGGVLFGFIADRIGRTRALMLSILTYSVCSFASGLATSVLVLAIIRFLLGLGMGGEWNTGATLVAESWPTYLRARAVAVVQSSWALGYALAAIVAGIMLPRTGWRYVFFVGVLPALVTFWIRKDVPESELWKERREAGSNGTVGSQLRFRELFVGPYRRKTLTLLIMNTFGMFGWWGLFTWIPPYLSLPVDQGGRGFGALSTTTLLVFLNIVGMAPGYASYGWVADRLGRRPAFMLYTICAALLVPAYAAARQPAVLLVLGAVVAFFGTGFFSGSGIIGSELFPTSVRARALGLTYNGARALSSIAPFTIGRIGQQHGLDSAFYVCALAFFISGMIAIFIPETRGLELT; encoded by the coding sequence ATGCGCAATCCACTCGCCTTCATCTCTGAAGTCAGCCCGGGCCAACGACATACGTTGATCGCTGCTGCGCTTGGCTGGATGCTCGATTCATTTGACGTAATGCTCTACTCGCTCGTGGTCGCGCATATTATGCAGGATCTCAACATGAGCAAGCAGAGCGCGGGATTGCTGAATACGCTCACGCTGCTTGCGTCTGGAATCGGTGGTGTTCTGTTTGGCTTTATAGCTGATCGCATCGGACGAACTCGTGCTCTGATGCTCAGCATTCTCACGTATTCCGTTTGTTCGTTTGCCAGCGGACTTGCAACTTCGGTTCTTGTGCTGGCCATCATTCGCTTCTTGCTCGGGCTTGGCATGGGTGGCGAGTGGAATACAGGTGCCACGTTGGTGGCCGAGAGCTGGCCAACGTACTTGCGTGCGCGCGCAGTGGCCGTGGTGCAGAGCTCGTGGGCGCTGGGCTATGCGCTTGCCGCAATCGTGGCCGGGATCATGCTTCCGAGAACCGGATGGCGATATGTGTTCTTCGTTGGCGTGCTGCCCGCATTGGTTACGTTCTGGATTCGGAAGGACGTTCCCGAATCAGAACTATGGAAAGAACGTCGAGAAGCAGGCTCGAACGGCACCGTAGGTTCCCAGCTACGTTTCCGCGAGCTCTTCGTCGGACCATATCGTCGAAAGACGCTGACGCTGCTGATCATGAATACGTTCGGCATGTTCGGCTGGTGGGGACTCTTCACCTGGATTCCGCCTTACCTATCACTCCCGGTCGACCAAGGCGGACGCGGCTTTGGAGCGCTGAGCACGACGACGTTGCTCGTCTTCCTCAACATTGTTGGAATGGCTCCCGGATATGCAAGCTATGGATGGGTGGCCGACCGCCTGGGACGTCGTCCAGCCTTCATGCTTTATACAATCTGCGCTGCGCTACTGGTGCCGGCATATGCCGCTGCGCGTCAGCCGGCTGTGCTGCTTGTCCTTGGAGCGGTCGTAGCCTTCTTCGGAACAGGCTTCTTTTCCGGATCGGGAATTATCGGCAGCGAATTGTTTCCCACCAGCGTCCGCGCGCGAGCACTGGGACTTACTTACAATGGCGCGCGTGCTCTCAGCTCCATCGCGCCGTTTACGATCGGCCGCATCGGGCAGCAGCATGGACTGGATTCGGCGTTTTATGTTTGTGCATTGGCATTTTTCATTTCGGGAATGATCGCGATTTTCATACCCGAAACTCGCGGACTTGAGTTGACGTGA
- a CDS encoding bifunctional riboflavin kinase/FAD synthetase produces the protein MRVFRHLEEIPADWNATIVSIGNFDGVHCGHQHVLARVVERAKQSGSRSMAVTFDPHPVRVLRPESAPLLITPLDEKLAGLAKTGVDATLVITFDKQFSSTTPRDFARKIVAGSLRAREVHEGANFHFGHRAEGDCEKLKEFGKEFGFKVFVYPEMRLRGEPVSSSRIRQLLSAGEVSKARHLLGRPFSIISTPAKGRGYGSRYTVPTINLAPYSELVPRNGVYVTCTSVARETFESVTNVGIRPTFAGESFAIETHLLNFHPVDLDESTEVEISFLKWLRPEIKWPNPEALKEQIGKDVGKAKRFFALKPQTRSAT, from the coding sequence ATGCGCGTCTTTCGCCATCTGGAGGAAATTCCCGCCGACTGGAATGCCACTATAGTCAGCATCGGCAATTTTGATGGTGTGCATTGCGGCCACCAGCACGTGCTTGCGCGAGTGGTCGAACGCGCAAAGCAATCTGGCTCAAGATCGATGGCGGTTACATTCGATCCGCATCCAGTCCGGGTGCTGCGTCCCGAAAGTGCGCCGCTGCTCATTACTCCGCTTGATGAGAAGCTTGCGGGCCTGGCAAAGACGGGTGTGGACGCGACGCTGGTAATCACGTTTGACAAGCAGTTCTCATCCACCACACCTCGCGATTTCGCGCGGAAGATCGTCGCAGGCAGCTTGCGGGCCCGTGAGGTGCATGAGGGCGCGAATTTCCATTTTGGGCATCGCGCCGAGGGAGACTGCGAGAAGCTAAAGGAATTCGGAAAAGAATTCGGCTTTAAGGTTTTCGTCTACCCGGAGATGCGTTTGCGTGGGGAACCTGTCTCAAGCAGCCGCATTCGTCAGCTTTTGTCGGCAGGCGAAGTGAGCAAGGCGCGACATCTGCTAGGTCGGCCGTTTTCCATCATCAGCACTCCCGCCAAAGGACGTGGGTACGGCTCGCGCTATACCGTCCCGACTATCAACCTTGCGCCCTATTCTGAACTTGTCCCGAGAAATGGCGTCTATGTTACGTGCACGAGCGTAGCTCGCGAGACCTTCGAGTCCGTCACTAACGTCGGCATTCGTCCGACGTTCGCAGGCGAGTCGTTCGCAATCGAAACTCATTTGCTGAACTTCCATCCTGTGGATCTGGATGAGAGCACGGAAGTGGAAATCTCTTTCCTGAAATGGCTTCGTCCGGAGATCAAGTGGCCGAATCCTGAGGCGCTGAAAGAACAGATCGGGAAGGATGTAGGGAAGGCGAAGAGATTCTTCGCGCTAAAGCCTCAGACCAGGAGTGCTACATGA
- a CDS encoding MBL fold metallo-hydrolase, protein MKATLTVLGSGTSMGVPTIGCNCKVCTSADAHDRRTRPSIMLEYGGHAVLIDSTPDFREQALREKITRLDAVLYTHAHADHILGLDDLRPLTFKREQKLPLYADDNTAKIIERMFAYVFDPHSTYSTRPQVTLHRLNGALDLFGARFQPLKVLHGESEITAYRFGTAAYLTDFSTIPDATLNALHGLDLLFLDALRRRPHPTHSSLDESLKVVEKLAPQRAFFVHMSHELGHEETNASLPSHIRLAHDGLKLEFEI, encoded by the coding sequence ATGAAGGCCACACTCACCGTCCTGGGGAGCGGGACATCCATGGGAGTGCCGACGATCGGGTGCAACTGCAAAGTCTGCACATCGGCTGATGCGCACGATCGGCGCACGCGCCCTTCCATCATGCTGGAGTATGGCGGCCACGCTGTGCTCATCGACAGCACGCCTGACTTTCGCGAGCAGGCACTGCGAGAAAAGATTACCCGGCTCGACGCCGTGCTCTACACGCATGCCCATGCCGATCACATTCTCGGTCTCGACGACTTGCGTCCACTCACGTTTAAGCGCGAGCAGAAATTGCCTCTGTACGCCGACGACAATACGGCAAAGATTATCGAGCGAATGTTCGCGTATGTCTTCGATCCGCACTCGACTTACTCGACGCGGCCACAGGTCACGCTCCATCGGCTGAATGGGGCTCTCGACCTGTTCGGCGCAAGGTTCCAGCCGCTGAAAGTTCTGCATGGAGAGTCAGAGATCACTGCGTACCGTTTTGGAACCGCAGCCTATCTCACCGATTTCAGCACCATCCCGGACGCGACTCTGAATGCGCTGCATGGCCTTGATTTGCTCTTCCTCGATGCTCTCCGGCGGCGTCCGCATCCGACGCACTCCTCGCTCGACGAATCGCTGAAAGTTGTCGAGAAGCTCGCGCCGCAACGTGCGTTCTTCGTACACATGTCCCACGAACTGGGACACGAGGAGACCAATGCCTCTCTCCCATCTCATATTCGACTCGCGCATGATGGCCTGAAGCTGGAGTTTGAAATCTAG
- a CDS encoding DUF1844 domain-containing protein, with protein MAEKKPDFVVSDRRKFTEEGELRTDVREESQPKSQASQPAQTAAPAAEEQMPPAPTHAEQQAQHDEYRASNKKLDDMLAAGGHGKAEDFEMTFDRLVQSLYVTAMLQLGIMHREGENPQPDIIGARQTIDTLGVLKDKTKGNLTKQEENLLQNALFELRMAFLEITNAITRAPAPGSKPVAK; from the coding sequence ATGGCGGAAAAAAAACCCGATTTTGTCGTAAGCGACCGGCGCAAGTTCACTGAAGAAGGCGAGCTCCGCACCGACGTGCGCGAAGAGTCACAGCCGAAATCACAAGCATCTCAGCCGGCTCAAACGGCCGCTCCCGCTGCCGAGGAGCAAATGCCGCCTGCGCCTACGCATGCTGAACAACAGGCCCAGCATGATGAATATCGCGCGTCGAACAAGAAACTCGACGACATGCTCGCCGCCGGTGGTCACGGCAAAGCTGAAGACTTCGAGATGACGTTCGACCGCCTCGTCCAGTCGCTTTACGTTACAGCGATGCTCCAGCTCGGCATCATGCATCGCGAAGGCGAGAATCCGCAGCCTGACATCATCGGCGCGCGCCAGACGATCGACACACTCGGAGTTCTCAAAGACAAGACCAAAGGCAATCTCACCAAGCAGGAAGAAAACCTGCTGCAGAACGCGCTGTTCGAATTGCGTATGGCATTTCTCGAGATCACCAACGCGATTACGCGCGCTCCGGCTCCTGGAAGCAAGCCTGTCGCAAAATGA
- a CDS encoding folate-binding protein, with protein MAKSPLYDTLVTSGARMGEYSGVETALSFGDVRREFRELTSGCAVYDLGWRAKVMVSGNDRVRWMNGMVSNSIKNLQVNRGNYNFVLNPQGRILGDLYAYNRGEYLLIDTERSQLDNLLTLFRRYIIMDKVELVDKSTDLSAIGVQGPKAAEVLKAVGIQDSGLEPMQLADLTWNGATITLTRMASDEFVTYEVWANAETLSQLWKALVEAGAVPVGSEALEKFRVMIAFPKYGIDIRDRDLPQETGQNHALNFTKGCYIGQEIVERIRSRGNVHRAFTKFRLEGELPPSGSRLQAEGKDVGEITSVNRVPTETGEETLALGYIRREAVESGAKIIYAGGEARPAESPVTMAS; from the coding sequence ATGGCCAAAAGCCCACTTTATGACACGCTCGTGACCTCCGGTGCTCGCATGGGCGAGTACAGCGGAGTGGAGACGGCGCTCTCGTTTGGCGATGTGCGTCGGGAGTTTCGCGAGCTGACGTCCGGTTGCGCTGTGTATGACCTGGGCTGGCGCGCGAAGGTGATGGTTTCCGGCAACGACCGCGTGCGCTGGATGAACGGCATGGTGTCGAACAGCATTAAGAACCTGCAGGTGAATCGCGGGAACTACAACTTTGTTCTGAATCCGCAGGGACGCATTCTCGGCGACCTCTACGCCTACAACCGGGGAGAATATCTCCTGATCGATACCGAACGTTCTCAGCTCGACAACCTGCTGACCCTGTTTCGCCGCTACATCATCATGGACAAAGTTGAGCTCGTCGATAAGAGTACAGATCTGAGCGCGATCGGCGTACAAGGGCCAAAGGCAGCCGAGGTTTTGAAAGCTGTGGGGATTCAGGATTCCGGATTGGAACCAATGCAGCTGGCGGACTTGACCTGGAATGGGGCAACGATCACGCTGACGCGAATGGCGAGCGACGAGTTCGTGACGTATGAAGTCTGGGCGAATGCAGAGACGCTCTCGCAGCTTTGGAAGGCATTGGTCGAAGCTGGAGCGGTTCCAGTGGGCAGCGAGGCATTGGAAAAATTCCGAGTGATGATTGCATTTCCCAAATATGGAATCGATATACGCGATCGCGACCTGCCGCAGGAGACGGGTCAGAACCACGCGCTGAACTTCACCAAGGGCTGCTATATCGGGCAGGAGATTGTCGAGCGCATTCGCTCGCGCGGGAATGTCCATCGCGCATTCACGAAGTTTCGTCTCGAAGGCGAGCTGCCTCCGAGTGGATCCAGGCTTCAGGCAGAGGGCAAGGACGTGGGTGAGATTACCAGCGTCAATCGCGTTCCCACCGAAACCGGCGAGGAGACTCTCGCGCTGGGGTACATAAGGCGCGAGGCCGTCGAGAGCGGAGCAAAGATTATCTATGCCGGAGGCGAGGCCCGACCCGCTGAGTCTCCAGTCACGATGGCGTCGTAA
- a CDS encoding 3-isopropylmalate dehydrogenase, whose protein sequence is MSNVNATKRIAVVPGDGIGKEVIAQAVSVVKATGADVAFTEFDWSADRYLEDGTTIPADGFAMLSRDFDAILVGALGDPRVPSNIHAKEILLGMRFKMDLYANVRPVKCLDDSLCPLKKCRAEEIDFVVVRENTEGPYVDVGGIFKQGTPDEVAVQEDVNTRKGVERVIRYAFEYAREHGRKKVLMTDKSNVMTYAHGLWQRVFKQIAGEYSDLQSQHMYVDALCMHMVRDPTQFDVIVTNNMFGDIITDLAAGLQGGLGMAASGNIHPGRTSMFEPVHGSAPPFAGKNIANPIGAISTAAMMLEYLGLTKEAQKINGAVLDAVRQKKTTQDIGGNLGTRETGEWIAKRAASL, encoded by the coding sequence GTGTCTAACGTGAACGCAACCAAGCGCATCGCCGTCGTTCCCGGCGACGGAATAGGAAAAGAAGTAATCGCGCAAGCTGTGTCCGTGGTGAAAGCGACTGGCGCGGACGTGGCGTTTACGGAATTCGATTGGTCAGCAGACCGTTACCTTGAGGACGGTACAACCATTCCCGCCGACGGTTTCGCGATGCTCTCCCGCGACTTTGACGCAATCCTGGTCGGGGCGTTGGGAGACCCGCGCGTTCCTTCCAACATTCACGCCAAAGAAATTCTTCTGGGCATGCGTTTCAAAATGGACCTGTACGCCAATGTTCGTCCGGTGAAGTGCCTGGATGATTCGCTATGTCCGCTAAAGAAGTGTCGCGCTGAGGAGATCGATTTTGTGGTGGTGCGCGAGAACACCGAGGGACCCTACGTCGATGTTGGCGGAATCTTCAAGCAAGGCACGCCCGACGAAGTTGCGGTGCAGGAAGACGTAAACACGCGGAAAGGCGTAGAGCGCGTAATTCGCTATGCCTTTGAGTACGCACGCGAACATGGCCGCAAGAAAGTCTTGATGACCGACAAGTCAAACGTCATGACCTACGCTCATGGCCTCTGGCAGCGCGTCTTCAAGCAGATTGCCGGCGAGTACTCCGACCTTCAATCGCAGCACATGTACGTCGATGCGCTTTGTATGCACATGGTCCGCGACCCTACGCAATTTGATGTGATCGTAACCAACAACATGTTCGGCGACATCATCACCGATCTCGCCGCGGGGCTCCAGGGCGGCCTGGGCATGGCAGCCAGCGGAAATATTCATCCTGGCCGAACCTCGATGTTCGAACCGGTACACGGCTCAGCTCCGCCGTTTGCAGGAAAGAACATCGCGAACCCGATTGGAGCGATCTCGACGGCAGCGATGATGCTCGAATATCTCGGCCTCACCAAAGAAGCTCAGAAGATTAACGGAGCTGTCCTCGATGCCGTCCGACAGAAGAAGACCACTCAAGACATCGGCGGAAATCTGGGCACACGCGAAACAGGAGAATGGATCGCGAAGCGGGCTGCGAGCCTCTGA
- a CDS encoding protein kinase, whose protein sequence is MDTMRIEPFMPQKEDAAQENQVPACVAALCARIWEYRGPQEKLHEVSWQADTQITDLIRSVVNESHGQISPRANGTLAIHFGNSLNALSAAKSLQVRLLTLQRPAPAGQAVAATIVQGIAQNTSADTQTLNLGTMLIDQDSAQILVSEELYGAAKDIPGFAFNPKPAHAAGERGFSEAMYELFWTDESTYAHVRKTGQFHAVVQTPPPSPLPAPAPAHSGASRYQILSELGRGAMGVVYKAHDQVIGRTVALKTISIQRNFADRTELVERLKQEAKAAGGLDHPNIITIYDVGEEKDFVYLSMQFVEGKTLAALLTSHELPPLLTLLSYAEQICNGVGYAHSHGVIHRDLKPANFMLTAEGTVKVLDFGIAKLGDASLTQTGMVVGTPTYMAPEQAKGNKLDQRSDIFSLGTVFYELFTREKPFKGDIPSVLYKLIHEEAPAASVVNPALPAGINAVIRKAMAKNPQDRYQTCEELRDALRAQAVTLTIAPQTHVVPQSARPLSNPITTRSVAATKTTGTHRQQRSERGAMAFMLLLLAALVGGGVWAYRVQKKTGALPPPLQKAVAYGYKTAHTSQAFPDSSPVPTSQNPTLETSAPSVSAQPETGTEAPDDSASPAPKKDVPSVDAAPAKPVAQIEDPKGNPSTAPGSTAVQVTPPQIPAAAPASADPFKTQTPAQTISQSPAAASASTSESKAENNTIEQQGPTDSQPKQNRRAMRQQRLEQEQNARVEGFSRADIPDLLSKADSAAGSGLYALARYEYSIVLRLDHDNVTAREGLARVIAARQERMQR, encoded by the coding sequence ATGGACACGATGCGAATCGAGCCCTTCATGCCGCAGAAAGAAGATGCGGCGCAGGAAAACCAGGTTCCTGCATGTGTAGCGGCGCTTTGCGCGCGCATTTGGGAATATCGCGGGCCGCAGGAAAAATTGCACGAAGTGTCCTGGCAAGCCGACACACAGATCACTGATTTAATTAGGAGTGTGGTAAACGAGTCGCACGGACAGATCTCGCCCCGCGCGAACGGCACGCTCGCGATCCATTTTGGGAATTCGTTAAACGCGTTGTCGGCGGCCAAATCGCTGCAGGTGAGATTGCTCACGTTACAACGTCCTGCACCAGCGGGACAGGCCGTAGCAGCAACCATTGTTCAGGGAATCGCACAGAACACCTCGGCCGACACCCAGACCCTTAACTTGGGCACGATGTTAATCGATCAGGACTCCGCGCAGATCCTGGTCAGCGAAGAACTCTACGGAGCAGCCAAGGACATCCCTGGATTCGCCTTCAATCCCAAGCCGGCACACGCGGCCGGTGAGCGTGGCTTTTCTGAAGCGATGTATGAGCTGTTTTGGACCGACGAATCGACATACGCGCATGTCCGTAAGACCGGACAGTTCCATGCGGTTGTTCAGACGCCTCCGCCTTCACCGCTACCAGCACCTGCACCCGCGCACTCAGGAGCGAGCCGCTATCAGATTCTTTCCGAGTTAGGACGCGGTGCGATGGGCGTCGTCTACAAAGCTCATGATCAGGTGATCGGACGCACAGTCGCACTCAAGACCATCTCCATCCAGCGGAACTTCGCCGATCGAACCGAACTGGTGGAACGCCTCAAGCAGGAAGCGAAAGCTGCCGGTGGACTGGATCATCCGAACATCATCACCATCTACGACGTCGGCGAAGAAAAAGATTTTGTTTATCTGAGCATGCAGTTTGTCGAAGGCAAGACTCTCGCGGCGCTGCTTACAAGTCACGAGCTTCCGCCGTTGCTTACGCTGCTCTCGTATGCAGAACAGATTTGCAACGGCGTCGGCTACGCGCATTCGCATGGCGTGATTCACCGCGACTTGAAGCCTGCGAACTTCATGCTCACCGCCGAAGGCACCGTCAAGGTTCTGGACTTCGGCATAGCGAAACTGGGAGATGCCTCACTCACACAGACTGGGATGGTCGTCGGAACTCCGACCTACATGGCGCCGGAGCAGGCCAAAGGAAACAAGCTCGATCAGCGCTCCGACATTTTCAGTTTGGGAACGGTCTTCTACGAACTCTTCACGCGCGAGAAGCCGTTTAAGGGCGATATACCTAGCGTCCTTTATAAACTGATTCATGAAGAAGCGCCGGCAGCATCCGTGGTCAATCCGGCGCTTCCCGCCGGAATCAACGCAGTAATCCGCAAGGCGATGGCGAAGAATCCGCAGGATCGTTACCAGACCTGCGAAGAGCTTCGCGACGCTCTGCGTGCACAAGCCGTTACCCTTACCATCGCTCCGCAAACGCACGTGGTTCCCCAATCAGCTCGGCCATTATCTAATCCAATCACGACGCGATCCGTTGCCGCCACAAAAACGACCGGTACGCACAGGCAGCAGCGTTCCGAAAGGGGAGCAATGGCATTTATGCTCCTTCTCCTTGCGGCGTTAGTTGGTGGTGGCGTCTGGGCATATAGAGTTCAGAAGAAGACCGGCGCACTTCCACCGCCTCTGCAGAAAGCCGTCGCATACGGTTATAAGACCGCGCACACTAGCCAGGCATTTCCGGACAGCAGTCCTGTTCCAACGTCGCAAAACCCGACCCTGGAAACATCTGCCCCGTCGGTCAGCGCTCAGCCCGAAACAGGAACCGAGGCACCGGACGATTCCGCGTCCCCGGCTCCCAAGAAAGACGTGCCGTCCGTCGACGCTGCTCCTGCAAAGCCGGTCGCACAGATAGAGGACCCTAAAGGGAATCCGTCCACTGCTCCTGGATCTACAGCCGTGCAGGTGACTCCTCCGCAAATCCCTGCTGCGGCGCCTGCATCGGCAGATCCTTTCAAAACTCAGACTCCCGCCCAGACTATCAGTCAATCTCCGGCGGCGGCCAGCGCATCGACCTCCGAATCGAAAGCTGAGAACAACACTATCGAGCAACAAGGGCCAACCGACTCTCAGCCGAAGCAGAACCGCAGAGCGATGAGACAGCAGCGACTGGAACAAGAACAAAACGCGCGAGTGGAAGGCTTCAGTCGTGCCGACATTCCCGACCTGCTGAGCAAAGCCGATTCGGCCGCCGGATCAGGTTTGTACGCGCTCGCGCGCTACGAATATTCAATCGTTCTACGTCTTGACCATGATAATGTGACGGCCCGCGAGGGCCTGGCACGCGTGATTGCCGCGCGCCAGGAGCGCATGCAGCGCTAA
- a CDS encoding GNAT family N-acetyltransferase: MSASELSSKPSVSFRFAEALDVERLLPLIREFYVFERLPFDENRQRQLVLQLIQNPDLGRLIVFEQRTELLGYMVLGFGFSLEFHGRDCLLDEFYVVSEYRSKGVGRAAVEFAIALCREIGIRAVHLEADYVNVRGHEFYKRLGFKDHKRHLMTLWI; the protein is encoded by the coding sequence GTGTCTGCCTCTGAACTCTCTTCAAAACCGTCTGTTTCGTTTCGATTCGCCGAAGCGCTCGATGTGGAGCGACTTCTGCCTCTCATTCGCGAATTCTACGTATTTGAACGACTGCCGTTTGATGAAAATCGGCAGCGTCAGCTCGTTTTGCAACTCATTCAGAATCCCGATTTAGGACGTCTGATCGTCTTTGAGCAACGTACAGAACTGCTGGGATATATGGTGCTCGGATTCGGATTTTCGCTGGAATTCCATGGCCGCGATTGTCTGCTCGACGAGTTTTATGTCGTGTCCGAATATCGGTCAAAAGGAGTCGGGCGAGCGGCGGTTGAGTTTGCGATTGCGTTGTGTCGCGAAATAGGAATTCGTGCCGTGCATCTCGAAGCTGACTACGTCAACGTACGTGGTCACGAGTTCTACAAGAGATTGGGATTCAAGGACCATAAGCGTCATCTGATGACGCTCTGGATCTAA
- a CDS encoding DedA family protein — protein sequence MIEGLIAKLGLFVISVISTLGYFGVMMLMAVESACIPLPSEVIMPFSGYLVHTGQFNLWLLAFMGALGCNLGSLVAYEIGYYGGRPLVERYGSWVLLGKHELDWTDRFFARFGDVTVLISRMLPVVRTFIALPAGIGRMPRLRFHIYTFVGSFPWCLGLAYLGMKAGQHWDYLGKYFHQFDKVIGAIILIGVIWFVWSHWQNRVRATS from the coding sequence TTGATCGAAGGTCTCATTGCCAAGCTGGGGCTGTTCGTCATCTCCGTGATCTCCACGCTGGGATACTTCGGAGTGATGATGCTCATGGCCGTCGAGTCGGCGTGCATTCCGCTGCCCTCGGAAGTGATCATGCCGTTTTCGGGATATCTGGTGCATACCGGCCAATTCAATCTTTGGCTGCTCGCGTTTATGGGAGCGTTAGGTTGCAATCTGGGCTCGCTAGTCGCTTATGAGATCGGGTATTACGGAGGGCGCCCGCTGGTCGAGCGCTACGGATCATGGGTGCTTCTAGGCAAACATGAACTCGACTGGACGGATCGCTTCTTCGCTCGATTCGGCGATGTGACCGTGCTGATCAGTCGCATGTTGCCGGTGGTGCGCACGTTCATCGCTCTGCCTGCAGGCATCGGACGAATGCCGCGACTCCGCTTTCACATCTATACCTTTGTCGGATCGTTTCCCTGGTGCCTCGGCCTCGCCTATTTGGGAATGAAGGCCGGACAGCACTGGGACTATCTCGGGAAATACTTCCATCAGTTCGACAAAGTGATCGGCGCGATTATCTTGATCGGAGTGATCTGGTTTGTGTGGTCGCACTGGCAAAACCGCGTGCGCGCTACGAGTTAA